Proteins from a single region of Coleofasciculus sp. FACHB-1120:
- a CDS encoding hybrid sensor histidine kinase/response regulator produces MILPLPGYELVEALHEGINTVIYRASRQLDETSTIVKAIKAEYPTLEELTRLKHEYKILENLVDIEGIVKPLALENYQNGLALILSDFGAISLKNYISDCSLDLSEFLNIAIQLASTLAQLHSAQIIHKDIKPQNIIINPETKQVKIIDFSIASRLERENQTLGNPTLLEGTLAYMSPEQTGRMNRSLDYRTDFYSLGVTFYEMLTGELPFNATEPLELVHSHIAKMPLPPHQLNTEIPEAISKIVMKLLAKNAEDRYQSADGLKFDLEICLMKLQTTGTISDFIPGSADKAGQLLIPQKLYGREAEVATLLNTFERVSDGTGEMMLVSGYSGIGKTVLVNEVHKPIVQKRGYFIAGKFDQFKRNIPYASLIEAFQSLTLQLLTEGEAEIQLWKEKLLVALGVNGQVITDVIPEIELIIGKQPPVPELGATESQNRFSRVFKQFIGVFTTKKHPLVIFLDDLQWADSASLKLIELLIIDTDNKYLLLIGAYRDNEVFPTHPTVQTIDKIREAGATVNDIVLQPLQLLNVKELIADTLNESVQAKLLAELFFSKTQGNPFFLTQLLKTLYQEDLLVYNLRLGEWQWNIEQIQAIGITDYNVVELIARNIQKLSDETQKVLKLAACIGNTFNLEVLSVVHEESSLVTATQLWSALQAGLILPLNNEYKIPLVFSQEEAGSITLTDLKVDYKFLHDRVQQAAYSLIPNEQKKQTHLTIGQLLLQRTTPEEQKENIFALVNQLNYGTDLLHSEPEKYELAQLNLIAGQRAKAATAHESAVKYLNVGLGLLSSDSWEIQYALTFTLYLEAAEAEYLIGNFEQLTQLSDVLLKYAKTLLEKVKVYELKIQFDIAQSNLQSAIDTGVTVLEMFGIRLEQEPPQYLIIDDLADLPLMVDLDKLAAMRILKAIVTAAYLGNAAMLPPVLFTMISLSIDYGNSPESAYAYAFYGCLLCGATGDIDSGYQFGKLAIPLLKKLNCNTLKSKIICIMYALISHWKEHIRENLEPLSDGIQSGLEVGDLEFACHDAANYCNFAFFKGEQLEKLESEHEKYLVLAIKCKQDYDIGFIKIYYQLIKNFLGKAPDKLRLTGDIFNEEEMLPVIKHGNNGTLRLLYYVAQIILLYSFKDYEGTVASATLASQNANFGVGTIHNIFYNFYHSLALLALYPATQAKEKEQYLSEVAANQEKMKTWAFHAPSNFQHKYDLVEAEKARVLGQNDQAMDYYERAIKEAAEQKYIQEEALANELAAEFQLSLGREKIAKTYMTDAYYGYMKWGALAKIQDLEERYPQLIMRSPVATETPFVHTMTIASSTTTGTRTGLLDLGTVMKASVAISGEIVLPNLLDKLMKILIENAGAETGLLILSKERQLVIEAAGTPDEVQVLQSVPVSTSGQLPISVLNYVIRTQKDVVLNDASHEEIFNTDPYITQHKPKSILCAPILSQGKLSAILYLENNLIAGAFTPKRVEVLRMLSGQAAIALENARLYAHLESANQQLEEYSRTLEAKVEERTLELQEKNVHLKKAQEIAQSANRAKSDFLANMSHELRTPLNGILGYAQILKRDKSLTDLQKDGLGIIHQCGDHLLNLINDILDLSKIEARKMELHPTDFHFPEFLEGIAEICNIRAEQKGISLIYEQITQLPTGVRADEKRLRQALLNLLGNAVKFTETGGVAFKVGYYEGKIRFHVEDTGVGMPPEQLEEIFLPFQQVGDNHRKAEGTGLGLAITRQLVQMMGGEIQVQSILGKGSVFFFDLDLPEVFQYTEGSKQKQRNIAGFKGYKRKIIVADDKRENRLILVKMLLPLGFEIVEAIDGQDCLKKASEFNPDCILMDLMMPEMNGFETTRRIRQSPELKEVIVIGTSASVFDFDLNKSKEAGCNDFLPKPVRIPELLEKLQLHLGLEWVYEEDENQLETVHKKENYQFKSQGSQHSFVAPSAEEISALFDLAMKGDLKGIVERSDQLEELDIKYAPFSGELRQLAKGFQVKKIREFLRNVGKN; encoded by the coding sequence ATGATTCTTCCCCTTCCCGGTTACGAACTCGTTGAAGCCCTACATGAAGGCATCAATACCGTTATTTATCGTGCTTCCAGGCAGTTGGATGAAACTTCAACGATCGTTAAAGCGATCAAAGCCGAGTATCCCACCTTAGAAGAGCTAACTCGGTTAAAACATGAATATAAAATTTTAGAAAACTTAGTAGATATAGAAGGAATTGTCAAGCCCTTAGCTTTAGAAAATTATCAGAATGGTCTAGCGCTTATCTTGTCAGATTTTGGGGCAATCTCGCTAAAAAATTATATTAGCGATTGCTCTTTAGACTTAAGCGAATTTTTAAACATAGCCATTCAGCTAGCATCCACGCTTGCTCAACTGCATTCAGCCCAGATTATTCATAAAGATATTAAACCTCAAAATATCATCATTAATCCAGAGACAAAGCAAGTTAAAATCATCGACTTTAGCATTGCTTCTCGTCTAGAAAGAGAAAACCAAACCCTTGGCAACCCCACCTTACTCGAAGGTACTCTCGCCTATATGTCACCGGAACAAACCGGGAGAATGAATCGGTCGCTTGACTACCGCACCGACTTCTATTCTCTAGGTGTCACCTTTTATGAAATGCTCACAGGTGAATTGCCTTTTAATGCTACTGAGCCTCTGGAATTGGTACACAGCCATATCGCCAAAATGCCACTTCCACCTCATCAACTAAATACGGAAATTCCAGAGGCAATTTCCAAGATTGTAATGAAATTGTTAGCTAAAAATGCTGAAGACCGCTATCAAAGTGCAGATGGTTTGAAGTTTGACTTAGAAATCTGTCTAATGAAGCTACAGACTACCGGAACGATTTCCGACTTTATTCCCGGCAGTGCTGACAAAGCAGGTCAATTACTGATTCCTCAAAAGCTTTATGGTCGTGAGGCGGAAGTTGCTACCCTGTTAAATACCTTTGAGCGCGTCTCCGATGGTACTGGGGAAATGATGCTTGTTTCCGGTTATTCCGGAATTGGTAAAACTGTTCTAGTAAATGAAGTTCACAAACCCATTGTCCAGAAACGGGGATATTTTATTGCGGGTAAATTCGATCAGTTTAAGCGCAATATTCCTTATGCTTCCCTAATTGAAGCATTCCAATCCTTAACTCTGCAACTCCTAACTGAGGGCGAAGCAGAAATTCAACTTTGGAAAGAGAAACTCTTAGTTGCTTTAGGCGTTAACGGGCAAGTCATTACAGACGTGATTCCCGAAATCGAACTGATTATCGGCAAACAGCCGCCCGTTCCGGAACTTGGAGCAACTGAATCGCAAAACCGCTTCAGCCGAGTATTTAAACAATTTATTGGCGTATTTACAACTAAAAAACATCCTTTAGTTATCTTTCTGGATGACTTGCAGTGGGCGGATTCGGCATCGCTTAAATTAATTGAATTACTGATTATCGATACTGATAACAAGTATTTATTGCTAATTGGAGCGTATCGAGATAACGAAGTTTTTCCCACGCATCCGACAGTTCAAACAATTGATAAAATTAGAGAAGCGGGTGCGACGGTAAATGATATTGTACTTCAACCTTTACAACTACTGAATGTTAAAGAATTAATCGCCGATACTTTAAATGAATCGGTTCAAGCAAAACTGCTAGCGGAGTTATTTTTTAGCAAAACCCAGGGAAATCCTTTCTTCTTAACTCAACTCCTCAAAACACTTTACCAGGAAGATTTGCTGGTTTATAACTTGCGCTTAGGTGAGTGGCAGTGGAATATCGAGCAAATTCAAGCGATTGGTATCACCGATTATAATGTCGTCGAGTTGATTGCTAGAAATATCCAGAAACTGTCCGATGAGACGCAGAAAGTATTAAAATTGGCAGCTTGTATTGGCAACACTTTTAATTTAGAAGTTTTGAGTGTTGTCCATGAAGAATCCTCCTTAGTTACTGCCACCCAATTGTGGTCGGCACTTCAGGCAGGTTTAATTTTGCCTTTGAACAATGAATACAAAATTCCCCTCGTATTTAGCCAGGAAGAAGCGGGGAGTATTACCTTAACTGACCTTAAGGTTGACTACAAGTTTTTACATGACCGCGTACAGCAAGCCGCTTATTCTCTGATTCCTAATGAGCAGAAAAAACAGACTCATCTAACAATTGGTCAATTGCTACTACAAAGAACGACGCCGGAAGAACAAAAAGAAAATATTTTTGCGCTGGTTAACCAACTTAATTACGGGACTGACTTACTCCATTCTGAGCCGGAAAAATACGAACTAGCTCAACTCAATCTTATCGCTGGTCAAAGAGCTAAAGCAGCAACTGCCCATGAGTCCGCTGTCAAATATTTAAATGTGGGTTTGGGACTTTTGTCCTCCGATAGCTGGGAAATTCAATATGCCCTGACCTTTACCCTCTACTTGGAAGCAGCAGAAGCTGAATACTTAATCGGTAACTTTGAGCAGTTGACTCAGCTTTCTGATGTTCTCCTCAAATATGCAAAAACACTCTTGGAAAAAGTCAAGGTGTATGAGTTAAAAATTCAGTTTGATATAGCTCAAAGCAATCTGCAATCAGCGATAGATACCGGAGTTACCGTTCTAGAAATGTTCGGCATTCGCCTGGAACAAGAACCCCCTCAATATCTAATTATTGATGATTTAGCTGACCTGCCGTTAATGGTTGATCTCGATAAACTTGCAGCCATGCGGATATTAAAAGCGATCGTAACAGCGGCTTATCTAGGAAATGCCGCGATGCTGCCGCCAGTTCTTTTTACGATGATCTCTTTGTCTATCGACTATGGAAATTCTCCCGAATCCGCTTACGCCTATGCTTTTTATGGCTGTCTCTTGTGTGGAGCAACGGGAGATATAGATTCTGGATATCAATTCGGGAAACTAGCCATTCCCTTGTTGAAAAAACTTAACTGCAACACCTTAAAATCTAAGATTATTTGTATAATGTATGCTCTTATCAGCCACTGGAAAGAGCATATTAGGGAAAACCTAGAACCTTTGAGTGATGGCATTCAGAGTGGTTTAGAAGTCGGAGATTTAGAGTTTGCTTGTCATGATGCTGCGAATTATTGCAATTTTGCATTTTTCAAAGGGGAGCAACTTGAAAAACTTGAAAGCGAACATGAAAAGTATCTCGTTTTGGCTATTAAATGCAAACAAGATTACGATATTGGGTTTATCAAAATTTATTACCAGCTAATTAAAAATTTCCTCGGAAAAGCGCCAGATAAATTGCGTTTAACGGGCGACATTTTTAATGAAGAAGAAATGCTACCAGTTATAAAACACGGCAACAATGGAACTCTGCGGCTTCTTTATTATGTGGCTCAAATAATTCTACTTTATTCATTTAAAGATTACGAGGGAACAGTAGCCAGTGCAACTTTAGCATCACAAAATGCTAACTTCGGGGTGGGAACAATTCATAATATCTTCTACAACTTCTACCACTCTCTTGCCCTTCTAGCACTGTATCCAGCAACCCAAGCAAAGGAGAAAGAACAATACCTCAGTGAAGTGGCAGCGAATCAAGAAAAAATGAAGACTTGGGCGTTCCATGCTCCGTCGAACTTCCAGCATAAGTACGACTTAGTAGAGGCAGAAAAAGCGCGGGTTTTGGGACAAAATGACCAAGCAATGGATTATTACGAACGAGCAATTAAAGAAGCAGCGGAACAGAAATATATCCAGGAAGAAGCCTTAGCAAATGAACTGGCGGCTGAGTTTCAGCTATCCCTTGGCAGAGAGAAGATTGCTAAGACTTACATGACGGATGCGTACTATGGCTATATGAAATGGGGAGCTTTAGCTAAAATCCAAGATTTGGAGGAAAGATATCCCCAATTAATAATGCGATCGCCTGTTGCCACTGAAACCCCTTTCGTTCATACGATGACGATTGCCTCTTCGACCACTACAGGCACTCGAACAGGGTTGCTAGATTTGGGAACTGTAATGAAAGCATCTGTCGCCATTTCTGGAGAAATTGTTCTACCTAACTTGCTCGACAAGTTAATGAAGATTTTGATAGAAAACGCAGGTGCTGAAACTGGCTTGCTTATCCTATCAAAAGAGCGCCAACTTGTTATAGAAGCAGCAGGGACTCCAGATGAAGTCCAAGTGCTGCAATCTGTACCAGTATCAACTTCTGGACAATTGCCTATCTCGGTACTTAATTACGTCATCAGAACTCAGAAAGATGTCGTTTTAAACGATGCTAGCCACGAGGAAATTTTTAACACCGACCCCTACATTACTCAACACAAACCAAAATCAATTTTGTGTGCGCCTATCCTATCTCAAGGTAAGCTAAGTGCCATCCTGTACCTAGAAAACAACCTGATTGCTGGCGCTTTTACGCCGAAGCGGGTAGAAGTGTTGCGAATGTTATCAGGACAGGCTGCGATCGCTCTAGAAAATGCACGACTCTATGCCCACTTAGAATCTGCCAACCAACAATTAGAAGAATACAGTCGTACTCTGGAAGCGAAAGTAGAAGAGCGAACGCTGGAGTTACAAGAAAAGAATGTCCATTTGAAAAAAGCCCAGGAAATTGCTCAATCAGCCAACCGCGCTAAGAGTGATTTTCTCGCAAACATGAGCCATGAATTGCGGACACCGCTCAATGGCATTTTAGGTTATGCCCAAATCCTCAAGCGAGACAAAAGTTTAACTGATTTACAAAAAGATGGTTTAGGTATTATTCACCAGTGCGGCGACCATCTGCTAAACCTGATTAATGACATTTTAGACCTTTCCAAAATTGAAGCCAGGAAAATGGAACTTCACCCAACAGATTTTCATTTTCCAGAATTTCTAGAAGGTATTGCCGAAATCTGTAACATCCGTGCTGAACAAAAAGGAATTTCTTTGATTTACGAGCAGATTACTCAACTTCCCACAGGTGTCAGGGCTGACGAGAAACGATTACGGCAAGCTTTGCTGAACTTACTCGGCAATGCCGTCAAATTTACTGAAACTGGAGGCGTAGCTTTTAAAGTCGGTTATTACGAAGGCAAAATCCGGTTCCATGTGGAAGATACAGGCGTTGGTATGCCACCAGAGCAATTAGAAGAGATATTTTTGCCGTTCCAGCAGGTGGGGGACAACCATCGAAAAGCTGAGGGAACCGGGTTAGGACTGGCAATTACCCGCCAATTAGTCCAGATGATGGGCGGCGAGATTCAAGTTCAGAGTATTTTAGGAAAAGGCAGTGTCTTCTTCTTTGATTTAGATTTACCTGAAGTTTTTCAATACACTGAAGGTAGCAAACAAAAGCAAAGAAATATTGCCGGATTTAAAGGTTATAAGCGGAAAATTATCGTAGCAGATGATAAGCGAGAAAATCGTTTAATTTTAGTCAAGATGCTGTTGCCTTTAGGGTTTGAAATTGTAGAGGCGATAGATGGACAAGACTGTCTGAAGAAGGCGTCTGAGTTTAATCCCGATTGCATCTTAATGGACTTGATGATGCCTGAGATGAATGGCTTTGAAACGACTCGTCGCATCAGGCAATCGCCCGAACTGAAAGAGGTGATAGTGATTGGCACCTCTGCTAGCGTTTTTGATTTCGACCTGAACAAAAGTAAGGAAGCAGGTTGCAATGATTTTCTACCCAAGCCAGTCCGAATACCAGAGCTTTTAGAAAAATTACAGCTTCACTTGGGGCTGGAATGGGTTTATGAAGAAGACGAAAATCAACTAGAAACAGTCCACAAAAAAGAAAATTATCAGTTTAAGAGCCAAGGCAGTCAACACTCATTCGTGGCTCCCTCAGCAGAGGAAATTTCAGCTTTATTTGATTTAGCAATGAAGGGCGATCTTAAAGGCATTGTGGAGCGAAGCGATCAACTAGAAGAATTGGATATTAAATATGCGCCTTTTTCAGGCGAATTGCGTCAATTAGCTAAAGGCTTCCAAGTTAAAAAGATCCGCGAATTTTTAAGGAATGTAGGAAAAAATTAA
- a CDS encoding metallophosphoesterase, which translates to MSLNFRFAVISDLHIALPNTITDHPSRFHMVEVSIPALEIVLSHLEQLNLDFLLIPGDLTQDGEPENHAWLQKRLLKLPFPVYVVPGNHDVPSLLPTDSTIGLQEFPHYYQQFGYENLEQLYYTSQILPGVRLIGLNSNNFSDRGKQIGRLDDTQLAWLQQHLKEIDDELVMVMVHHNIVEHLPGQSSHQLGRRYMLENAPVLLQILREAGVNLIFTGHLHIQDIARDRGVYDITTGSLVSYPHPYRILNFRTDNQGKKSLQIESHRVESVPHFPTLPQFSRDWMGDRSLPFMLKLLTEPPLNIPMTEAEGLAPNLRYFWADVAKGDALFDFSHFPPVAKHYFESFGAIAPDGTPALIDNSTTLSL; encoded by the coding sequence ATGAGTCTCAATTTTCGTTTTGCTGTCATCAGTGACTTACACATCGCACTTCCTAACACGATTACGGATCATCCCAGCCGTTTTCACATGGTAGAAGTCAGTATCCCAGCATTGGAGATTGTACTGAGTCATCTGGAACAACTCAACTTAGATTTTCTGTTGATACCGGGAGACTTAACGCAGGACGGGGAACCAGAAAATCATGCTTGGCTGCAAAAACGTCTCTTGAAGCTACCTTTCCCAGTCTACGTGGTGCCGGGGAATCATGATGTACCCAGTTTACTACCCACTGATAGCACCATTGGACTCCAAGAGTTTCCCCACTATTACCAACAGTTTGGCTACGAGAATCTAGAGCAACTGTATTACACGAGTCAAATTCTACCCGGAGTGCGCTTAATTGGGCTGAATTCCAATAATTTTAGCGATCGCGGAAAACAGATAGGGCGTTTGGATGATACTCAGTTGGCATGGCTGCAACAACATCTGAAAGAGATTGATGATGAGTTAGTGATGGTGATGGTGCATCACAATATCGTCGAGCATCTACCCGGACAATCCAGCCACCAGTTAGGGCGTCGGTATATGCTGGAGAATGCGCCAGTGCTGCTGCAAATACTCCGCGAGGCGGGGGTAAATCTAATTTTTACAGGGCATTTGCATATTCAGGATATTGCTCGCGATCGCGGTGTTTATGACATCACCACAGGTTCTCTGGTTAGCTATCCTCATCCCTACCGGATTTTGAACTTCCGCACCGATAACCAAGGCAAAAAATCCTTGCAGATTGAGTCGCATCGGGTGGAATCTGTCCCCCATTTCCCAACGCTGCCACAATTCTCACGAGATTGGATGGGCGATCGCTCGCTTCCCTTCATGCTCAAGTTGCTGACTGAGCCACCCTTAAATATCCCGATGACAGAGGCAGAGGGACTCGCCCCCAATTTACGCTATTTCTGGGCAGATGTTGCCAAGGGGGATGCTTTATTTGATTTCTCCCACTTCCCCCCAGTCGCCAAGCATTATTTCGAGTCATTTGGCGCGATCGCTCCCGATGGCACCCCCGCCCTCATCGACAATTCCACAACTTTATCTCTTTAA
- the trmB gene encoding tRNA (guanosine(46)-N7)-methyltransferase TrmB → MSPVRVRQHVNPLSSKYQTPVNPPDWQNIYADPTKPLHLDIGCAKGRFLLKMATVEPDWNYLGLEIRETLVEEANEWKQQAQLENLHYLFCNANNSLNPILSSLPVGTLQRVTIQFPDPWFKNRHAKRRVVQPEMLEVLAKYLVSGGVVFVQSDVEAIAVEMRDRFSSSPAFQRQGGDDWLDTNPLPVPTEREITTLSRDEPVYRALFIRN, encoded by the coding sequence TTGTCACCCGTCCGAGTTCGCCAACACGTTAATCCACTTTCCTCCAAGTATCAAACGCCGGTAAATCCTCCTGACTGGCAGAATATTTATGCCGATCCGACGAAGCCGCTGCATTTAGATATTGGGTGTGCTAAGGGGCGGTTTTTGTTGAAAATGGCGACTGTAGAACCCGATTGGAATTATCTGGGTTTAGAAATTCGAGAAACGTTGGTAGAAGAAGCTAATGAATGGAAACAGCAGGCGCAATTAGAAAATCTTCACTACTTATTTTGTAATGCCAATAACTCATTAAATCCTATTTTGAGTTCTTTGCCAGTCGGCACCTTGCAGCGCGTCACGATTCAATTTCCCGATCCGTGGTTTAAAAATCGACACGCCAAACGCCGCGTGGTGCAGCCAGAAATGCTAGAAGTTCTGGCAAAGTACCTGGTTAGTGGAGGAGTGGTTTTTGTTCAGTCAGATGTTGAGGCGATCGCAGTAGAAATGCGCGATCGCTTCTCTTCTTCCCCAGCTTTCCAAAGACAGGGTGGTGACGACTGGTTAGACACGAATCCCCTACCAGTACCAACTGAACGCGAAATCACTACTCTTTCTCGCGACGAACCCGTTTATCGCGCTTTATTCATCAGAAATTGA
- a CDS encoding acyltransferase: protein MSIENKLYSSQWNRRKESLLITLLGWVPLSLGLALRNHLYGNILRRIGTSVLIQPGVEFIRACCIEIGDQTKIFRGTLLQSYDQDSQISIEDRVSIGQNVYLYAGGKNSTIFLRNKVRLDRGVDIKVLDDGCIDLGENTYVGPYSCLSGQKIKIGKDCLIASHVSIYASNHNFEETTRPIISQGYNCKGITIEDDCWLGSKVTVVDGVTIGTGSVIGAGAVVTKDIPPYSVAVGVPAKVVSRRNEIPVNSEKVGVQAINRLP from the coding sequence ATGAGTATCGAAAATAAACTCTATTCTTCACAGTGGAATCGCCGAAAAGAATCTTTATTGATTACATTACTGGGCTGGGTTCCCTTATCGCTGGGTTTAGCCCTGCGAAACCATTTGTACGGCAATATTTTAAGGCGAATAGGCACCTCTGTTTTGATTCAACCGGGGGTAGAATTTATCCGGGCCTGTTGTATTGAAATTGGAGATCAAACCAAAATTTTTCGAGGGACTCTCTTACAAAGTTATGACCAGGATAGTCAAATTAGTATTGAAGATCGGGTATCTATAGGACAGAACGTTTATCTATATGCTGGGGGGAAAAATAGTACAATCTTTTTAAGAAATAAAGTACGTCTCGATCGAGGCGTTGATATCAAAGTTTTGGACGATGGCTGTATTGACCTTGGAGAAAATACTTATGTTGGTCCGTATAGTTGCCTATCTGGGCAGAAAATAAAAATCGGAAAGGATTGTTTAATTGCATCGCACGTCAGCATTTACGCTAGCAATCATAACTTTGAAGAGACTACACGCCCCATAATCAGCCAAGGCTACAATTGCAAGGGAATTACCATCGAAGATGACTGTTGGTTGGGTAGTAAAGTAACCGTAGTGGATGGAGTCACGATTGGTACGGGCAGTGTTATCGGTGCAGGTGCAGTTGTAACCAAAGATATTCCCCCTTATTCGGTTGCAGTAGGCGTGCCTGCGAAGGTTGTTTCGAGGCGAAATGAGATTCCTGTTAATTCGGAAAAAGTTGGAGTTCAGGCAATTAACAGACTCCCCTAG
- a CDS encoding acyltransferase, with translation MNLIGGIRRPLGPLLRRLLYPIILDQVGKSLYIQAGVELVGASCIEIGNNVKLLRDVRLNACGKNSKISLKDLVCLDRGVDINVTEHGNCQIEIGERTHISPYTCLGGPGNIKIGKFCLIASHVGIYANNHNFADPTVYIWKQGVTCKGITIEDDCWLGTGVKVLDGVTIGRGSIIGAGAVVTKDIPPCSIAVGVPAKVISQRNSISNPSAKEVGVQVTDS, from the coding sequence ATGAACCTAATCGGCGGGATTCGGCGACCTCTAGGCCCCTTGTTGCGGAGATTACTATACCCCATTATTTTGGATCAAGTAGGCAAATCTCTATACATTCAAGCTGGGGTTGAACTTGTCGGTGCTAGTTGTATTGAAATTGGAAATAATGTCAAACTTCTTCGAGACGTTCGCCTCAATGCTTGCGGAAAAAATAGTAAAATTTCTCTGAAAGATTTAGTCTGTCTCGATCGCGGCGTTGATATTAACGTGACGGAACACGGGAACTGCCAAATTGAGATTGGTGAACGGACACATATTTCTCCCTATACCTGTTTAGGTGGTCCCGGTAATATCAAAATTGGCAAGTTCTGTTTAATTGCATCACACGTGGGAATTTATGCTAACAATCATAACTTTGCCGATCCTACAGTTTATATATGGAAGCAAGGAGTCACTTGCAAAGGAATTACCATCGAAGATGACTGCTGGCTAGGTACTGGAGTGAAAGTGCTGGATGGGGTCACGATTGGTCGCGGAAGTATCATCGGTGCAGGTGCAGTTGTTACAAAAGATATTCCCCCTTGCTCAATTGCAGTAGGAGTTCCTGCTAAAGTCATTTCTCAGCGAAATTCTATTAGCAATCCCTCAGCAAAGGAAGTGGGTGTTCAAGTTACAGACTCCTAA
- a CDS encoding phospholipid carrier-dependent glycosyltransferase has product MFLLNKRSISQRWFWIGMAGVFLVSFALRFWGLERFNTLVFDEVYYAKFANNYLTRTPFFDGHPPLSKYIIAVGMWIGDRLPFGKDTMNGLTGSLHSPWSYRWLNALTGSFIPLVLGGIAYQLTYRRSYALIAAIFAAADGLFLVESRYALNNVYLVIFGLLGQWFFLLGLANQAMRRWFWLALAGIFFGASVAIKWNGLWFLLGAYFMWGFAWAMQWVQQAMDKRSKKAGEPGSRGAEEQRRFFPHSSRQTPNSLVLTPDSSLLTPNPSVFSPQSSALTLTPLQNLTQLNLLHVLVNLAIIPFLFYAVSWIPHIQLNPEFGFWEVQRQILAYHQRVGDGPTIHPYCSRWYTWLLMLRPVAYFYQTAQNTSATVPQFPPLPRGTGNVIYDVHAMGNPVLWILSTAAILLLLFLLAQHFLTGKGWKITPSASTWIALYLVLNWLANVLPWVRVTRCTFLYHYMGASVFAGLALAWIVDRWLQSPARQLRAIALTVIFAILAAFVFWMPIYLGLPLSPRHYQILIPRFNVRYLPPWLRQWVPNWI; this is encoded by the coding sequence ATGTTCTTGTTAAACAAACGTTCTATCAGCCAACGGTGGTTCTGGATTGGAATGGCTGGCGTATTCTTGGTTTCGTTTGCCCTGCGCTTTTGGGGGCTAGAACGATTTAATACTTTAGTGTTTGATGAAGTTTACTATGCAAAGTTTGCCAACAACTATTTAACCCGGACTCCCTTTTTTGATGGACATCCCCCTTTGAGCAAGTACATCATTGCCGTGGGGATGTGGATAGGCGATCGCTTGCCGTTCGGGAAAGATACGATGAACGGGTTGACGGGTTCTCTGCATTCCCCTTGGAGTTACCGTTGGCTAAATGCCCTGACTGGCTCGTTTATTCCCTTAGTGCTGGGAGGAATCGCCTATCAACTCACTTATCGGCGCAGCTATGCGTTAATCGCTGCTATCTTTGCCGCCGCCGATGGTTTATTCCTGGTGGAGTCGCGCTATGCCCTGAATAACGTTTATCTGGTTATTTTTGGGCTGTTAGGACAGTGGTTTTTCTTATTAGGACTCGCAAATCAAGCGATGCGGCGCTGGTTTTGGTTAGCGCTAGCCGGTATTTTTTTCGGAGCGTCAGTGGCTATCAAGTGGAATGGCTTGTGGTTTCTGTTAGGTGCCTACTTTATGTGGGGTTTTGCCTGGGCGATGCAATGGGTGCAACAGGCAATGGACAAAAGGAGCAAAAAAGCTGGAGAACCTGGCAGTAGAGGAGCTGAGGAGCAGAGGCGATTTTTTCCTCATTCCTCACGCCAGACTCCTAACTCCTTAGTCCTAACCCCTGACTCCTCACTCCTAACGCCTAACCCTTCAGTCTTCAGTCCTCAGTCCTCAGCCCTGACTCTGACACCGTTGCAAAACCTGACGCAGCTGAATTTACTACACGTTTTAGTAAATTTAGCAATCATCCCATTCCTTTTTTACGCCGTTAGCTGGATTCCTCACATTCAACTCAACCCAGAATTTGGATTTTGGGAGGTGCAAAGGCAAATTCTGGCATACCACCAACGAGTGGGTGATGGGCCGACAATTCATCCTTACTGTTCCAGATGGTACACCTGGCTGTTGATGCTGCGCCCGGTGGCGTACTTTTACCAAACGGCTCAAAATACGAGTGCGACGGTACCCCAATTCCCGCCTTTGCCAAGAGGGACAGGCAATGTGATTTACGATGTCCACGCGATGGGGAACCCAGTTCTGTGGATTCTTTCAACGGCGGCAATTTTACTGCTGCTGTTTTTGCTAGCTCAACACTTCTTGACTGGCAAAGGGTGGAAAATTACCCCAAGCGCCTCAACTTGGATTGCCTTGTACTTGGTTCTGAACTGGCTGGCGAATGTGCTGCCTTGGGTACGGGTAACTCGCTGCACGTTTTTGTACCATTACATGGGAGCGTCTGTGTTTGCAGGGTTGGCACTTGCCTGGATTGTCGATAGGTGGCTGCAAAGTCCGGCGCGTCAGTTAAGAGCGATCGCGCTGACGGTAATTTTTGCGATCTTGGCAGCTTTTGTGTTCTGGATGCCAATCTATTTAGGTTTGCCCTTATCCCCCAGACATTATCAAATCTTGATACCGCGCTTCAATGTTCGGTATTTGCCACCTTGGTTGCGCCAGTGGGTGCCCAATTGGATTTAG